Within the Acidimicrobiales bacterium genome, the region CTGGACTGGCAGCGACTCTCTCCCGACCACGGATACGTACGGCCCCCCGAGGTGGACGAGGCCGGGGTCGGTGGGCGGTTCGACGCTGCCATGGAGCGCTCCCATGACCTCCACGACCTACTCCGGGAGCCGTTCCCGGACCAGGCCCCGTATGCGGTTTCGCTGGCCTACCGCGTCCGGTACCTGATGCACATGAACGCCAGGGAGGCCATGCACGTCCTGGAACTGCGATCCACCCCCCAGGGCCACCCCTCGTACCGGGAGGTCGCCCAGCAGATGCACCTCCTCATCGCCGATGTCGCCGGGCACCACGCCATCGCCGAGATGATGGCCTTCGTGGACCATTCGTCGGAGGCGGAGTTGGAGCGCCTGGATGCCGAACGGCGGGCCGAGAAGAGGCGCCTGGCCCGTGGTGGGGGTTGATGGCCCGTCGATCCTGTCTATGATCCCGCCGCGACCAACCGAACGGCCTGCCCGAGGATCCGATGAGTGACGACGTGAGTGACAAGCCGATGGACGAGGACCTGGCCGAAGACGAACCTGACGACGACTTCGACGATGGGGACGAGGTCGAGGATCTGAGCGACGACGCCGGCGTGTCGGGCGACAAGGACGACGAGGAGGAGGACGACGAGGACGAGGAGGACGGGGCCGGCGCCCATCCCGCCGTAGCGGCCGGTGACGACGAGGACGAACCCGATCCGGACGAAGTGGAGGCCGACCTGGGTGAGATCCTCCGGGACCGGATCGCCGCCAACGAGGAGGACGACGAGGAGGAGGAGGAGAACGTTCCGGCCCCGGTCCCGACGGGAGAACTCGTCGAACGCCAGGACACCGAACTCCATTGTCCGCACTGCTTCCTGCTCATACAGGCCAAGACGGTGGCCGAGACCGGGGAGTGCGGCCACTGCGGCGGCCCGATCTCCTGAGCCGGCGACTCCGCCGCTGGAGGAAATCCTGATGGAGGAATCCACCCGTCCGGCCCGACCCGGAGACCTCGCTGTGCTCGTGGACCTCGCCACGGCGGCCCGTGGGGAGTTGCTGGACAGGAAGGGCGGCGACGTGGCCGAACGCCTGGATCCCCACCGGCACGATCCTGCTGCCAGGATCGGAACTGCACTCGATGATGCGGCGACGGTGCTCCTGGTCGGCACGATCGACGGCACCGTGGTCGGTTACGGCCTGATGACCATGGGCGCGGTGTCTGATGGCTCTGGACAGGCCGTCGTGGAGGAGATCTTCGTGGAGCCGGAGGCCAGAGCCGTCGGAGTCGGGGAATCGATTCTCGGGGCGCTGCTGGAAGTGGCGAAGGAGCGGGGGGCCCTGGCCATCCAGTCCGTTGCGTTGCCGGGTGACCGGGCCACCAAGAACTTTTTCGAGACCCATGGGATGGTCGCCAGGGCCATCATCGTCCACCGTTGGCTGGACGGCAGGTGACCGGCGGGCGGCCCGAAATCTGCGTAGGGGCCGTTGCCGTCGACGGCGACCGGATCCTCCTCGTCCGCAGGGGGACCGAACCGGGCATGGGCCGCTGGTCCCTGCCGGGCGGTCGGGTCGAGGCTGGCGAGGCCGTAGCCGCTGCTGTGTTACGCGAACTTCGGGAGGAGACCGGGCTGAACGGGGTCTGTGGTCCGGTGGTCGGTTGGGTGGAGCAGATGTCCGTCGACCACCACTTCGTGATCCTCGACTTCCGGGTCGCCATCCTGGACGACGGCCCGCCGATCGCCGGCTCTGATGCGGACGAGGCAGCCTGGGTGGACCTGGCGTCACTCGACGGCGTTCCCCTGGTGGACGGCCTGGCGTCGTTCCTGGTGGAACACGACGTGGTTCCGGGGTCATTCCTCTCCCTGGACTGACCCGCGGCTGAGCCTTCAGCAGCCCGTCCAGCGGGGCGCCCGCTTCTCCACGAATGCCCTGGGGCCCTCCCGGAAGTCCTCGGTGCCTACCACCTCCCGAGTGGCGTCGGCTGCGAGGGCGAAGGCGTCGTCGTCTTCCAGCAGGTGGGCTGCCAGCACGACCCTTCGGGAGGCACGAACGGCCAGCGGGGCATTGGCGTTGATCACCTCCGCTAGCTCCAGGGCGGCATTCAGGGCCTGGCCGGGCTCGACCAGCCGGTTCACGAGGCCGTGCAGGTGGGCGGATTCGGCGGAGAGGTCCTCGCCGGTGAGGGCGAGCTCCATGGCGACGTTTCGCGGCAGAGCCCTGGGGAGGCGAAAGAGGCCTCCGGCGTTTGCCACGAGCGACCGCTTCACCTCGGGCAGGCCGAACCTGGCAACGCTGCTTGCCACCACGAGGTCGCAGGAGAGCACGATCTCGGTTCCACCGGCCACGGCCGGGCCCTCAACAGCGGCGATCAGGGGCTTGGTGCGGGTCCGACGTACGAGGCCGGCGAACCCGCCGCGTTCGGTGGAGAGC harbors:
- a CDS encoding crotonase/enoyl-CoA hydratase family protein, with amino-acid sequence MTVTFEVRGRVAIITLNRPEARNAVSQQLAEDLEAAIDRLESDADLWIGILCGNGPSFCAGADLKAIAAGSARLSTERGGFAGLVRRTRTKPLIAAVEGPAVAGGTEIVLSCDLVVASSVARFGLPEVKRSLVANAGGLFRLPRALPRNVAMELALTGEDLSAESAHLHGLVNRLVEPGQALNAALELAEVINANAPLAVRASRRVVLAAHLLEDDDAFALAADATREVVGTEDFREGPRAFVEKRAPRWTGC
- a CDS encoding GNAT family N-acetyltransferase, whose product is MEESTRPARPGDLAVLVDLATAARGELLDRKGGDVAERLDPHRHDPAARIGTALDDAATVLLVGTIDGTVVGYGLMTMGAVSDGSGQAVVEEIFVEPEARAVGVGESILGALLEVAKERGALAIQSVALPGDRATKNFFETHGMVARAIIVHRWLDGR
- a CDS encoding NUDIX domain-containing protein, coding for MAGRQVTGGRPEICVGAVAVDGDRILLVRRGTEPGMGRWSLPGGRVEAGEAVAAAVLRELREETGLNGVCGPVVGWVEQMSVDHHFVILDFRVAILDDGPPIAGSDADEAAWVDLASLDGVPLVDGLASFLVEHDVVPGSFLSLD